The following DNA comes from Cloacibacillus sp..
GAAAACCTCAGTTTCGACCCGCTGCACCTCATCGCCTCCGGCAGCATGCTCGCCGTGGTGCCGGAACGCTACGCGCAGACCGCGCTCTCCGCGCTGGCGGCGGCGGGGATAGAGGCGGCCGTCGCGGGGCGCATGGGCGGCAGGCTGGAAGCGCCGCTGCCAGAACCTATGGAAGAGCTATGGCGGCTGCTCAAGATGGAGAAAAAAGATGCGCGCTGACATCCTGCGCCGCACGGAAAAACTCACCTCGGCGCTCAAGGGGCAGGGAGCGGACGCCTTCGTAATCCTCTCGGACGAAGACATCAACTGGGAGAGCCTCTTTTACATGAGCGGCTTTCGCGGGACTGCGGGGGCGCTAGTGGTATTCGCTGACGGAGAGGCCGAGCTGATCCTCGATGGCCGCTACGCCGTGCAGGGGCGCGAACAGTCGCCGCACAAGGTATATGAACAGCGGTCCGGCCTCGTAAGCGACGTCGCCGAGAGCCTTAAAAAACACGGCGCGGAGGAGATACTCTGCGAATCCGACAAGACCTTCCATGGAACCTGGGAAAAACTCTCCGCCCACGGTCTCTGGCGCGACGGCGGCGAAATAATGAAAGAGCTGCGCCGGCAAAAGGACGCCGGCGAGGTGGAAGACATAAAGAGGGCCGCATCGATCGGCGCCAGGGCCTTCCTCGAGACGCTTGACTGTGTGAAGCCAGGTATGACAGAAAAGGCCTTCGAGGCGCTGCTGAACTACAAGATAAACCTCCTCGGCGGCGGCGCGGGCTTCGATATGATCGTCGCCTCCGGCCCCCGCAGCGTCATGCCCCACGGACGCGCGAGCGAAAGGCCAATGGCGGCGGGAGAATGGGTCACCGTAGACTACGGCGCGCGCTGGAACGGTTATTTCTGCGACATCACGCGCAACTTTTCCCTCGGAACGCCAAGCGCCGAGGCCGCGGCGATGCACGAGCTGCTCCACAGGGTCCATCACGAGACCGCGGCGATGCTGCGCGCCGGAGTATCCGGCACCGCGGTCCATAACAGAGCCGTCGACATCTTCGCCGCCGAGGAAAAAGAGCAATACTTCACACACAGCCTCGGCCACGGCTTCGGCCTTGAGATACACGAAGCGCCGCTGCTCTCGCCGCGCCGCAACGATATCCTGCGGGTGGGCGACGTCGTAACCATCGAACCGGGGCTCTACATTCCCGGTTTCGGAGGCATGAGGCTTGAGGACGACTACCTCGTCACCGAAGATGGTGCTGAGAGATTAACGAAAGAGTTAAATCAGTGTTTTTACAGTATTTAAAATTAATTTAAAACTGTTATAATAATTCCTAGTTTTTTAAGGTTAAAAATCTTAAATTAACCAAAGGAGAGGGTAACTTATGAAAAAGTATGTCTGCACAGTATGCGGTTATGTATATGATCCCGAAGTCGGCGATCCCGATTCCGGAATAGCCCCCGGCACAGCCTTTGAAGACATCCCCGACGGATGGGTATGCCCCGTCTGTGGCGTCGGCAAAGACATGTTCGAATAAAAATCACGGCATATAAGCACCGCTGACTTCACAAAACATTACGGGAGATCCCTACAGCGTATCCGTATACGCTTCCGGGCCTCCCGTAATATTTTGCTTCGTCATCGGCACTTCTACGCCGTGATTTTTCATATATTCTAGGTTTAATATCATGGCA
Coding sequences within:
- a CDS encoding Xaa-Pro peptidase family protein; protein product: MRADILRRTEKLTSALKGQGADAFVILSDEDINWESLFYMSGFRGTAGALVVFADGEAELILDGRYAVQGREQSPHKVYEQRSGLVSDVAESLKKHGAEEILCESDKTFHGTWEKLSAHGLWRDGGEIMKELRRQKDAGEVEDIKRAASIGARAFLETLDCVKPGMTEKAFEALLNYKINLLGGGAGFDMIVASGPRSVMPHGRASERPMAAGEWVTVDYGARWNGYFCDITRNFSLGTPSAEAAAMHELLHRVHHETAAMLRAGVSGTAVHNRAVDIFAAEEKEQYFTHSLGHGFGLEIHEAPLLSPRRNDILRVGDVVTIEPGLYIPGFGGMRLEDDYLVTEDGAERLTKELNQCFYSI
- the rd gene encoding rubredoxin — translated: MKKYVCTVCGYVYDPEVGDPDSGIAPGTAFEDIPDGWVCPVCGVGKDMFE